CCAAAGTCCTCGACCAGCTCGCCCAGGTACGGCAGCGGCGGCAGGATCACCACGTCCACCCCGTCCAGCGGCAGCCCGGCGGCCACCTGCCCCAGCAGTTCATTGGCGAATTGACGGCTGCCATGCAGCTTCCAGTTTCCGGCGACGATCTTGCGGCGCATGAGCGGGTGGCTCCTGTGTGAAGTCAGCCGGTCATGATACCCGTTACGGCAAAAATCCGTTTCCGTGTAAGCGGTTACATGGATTTTCAGCCAACGGCGCAGCCCCTCGTGGCGGGGGTGGGGTTGGGTTGGTCGCGGAGAGCCCGGCTAGATCTGGGGCTTGGCCGGGCGGGTGGGGATGGCGGGGGACGCCGTAAACCCGTCCGTGGGGGCTTGGCCGCGGCATCCATGCCGCGGACACCCCCGTCATCCCCACCCGCCCGGCCTCTGACACATCCAGGCGGTTCCGCCCGCCACGGAAAGAAAAAAGAAGAGCAAGAGCAAAAGCGGTATTCCGGGTGGCTGTCGGGTTGGACCAGCCCCCTACCCCACTTCGATCTGACAGATCTCATCCACGCATGGCGTGGATCTACAGTGTCGACCAAGGTCGACACCTACCAACCGTCACCGGGAGACTGCCGAAGGCGGGGCGGTGTGGGTTGGCAGGACCGTTGGCGCCATGGATGGCGCCATCGAGCCCCCAGGGGTGAGGGCGCTTTGCTTGCGAAGCACTGCTTCGCAAGCGCCCGAACGCGCAGCCGCCAGCGGCTGGGCCGGACCGCGGAGCGGGGTTTACGGCGTCCCCGCCATCCGACACCTCCCCGCCTCCCCACGGAACACCCCAGAGCCGCTTTGGCTTTGGCTTTGGCTTTGGCCTCGGCGGGTGCAGGGTGCAACCCTGCAAAGAAAAAGGCCGCCTTTCGGCGGCCTTCTCACTCATTACTTCAGCTTGATCTCGCGCAGGCGTTCCTCGAGGAAGCCGTGGGCGGTGATCGGCTCCGGGTACCGGCTCGGGTTCTCGGCGGTGATGCACGACGGCAGCACGTCGATCAGGAAGTCCGGGTTCGGGTGCAGGAAGAACGGCACCGAGTAACGCGGCTGGCGCGCCAGGTCGCCCGGGGGGTTGACCACGCGGTGGATGGTCGATGGGTACACATGGTTGGTCAGGCGCTGCAGCATGTCGCCGATGTTGACCACGATCGTGTCCGCGTCTGACGTAAACGGCACCCACTCGCCCTCGTGCGACTGCACTTCCAGGCCCGCGGCACTGGCGCCGACCAGCAGGGTGATGAAGTTGATGTCGCCATGGGCGCCGGCACGCACGTTCGGGATGTCGTCGGTGGTGATCGGCGGGTAGTGGATCGGGCGCAGGATCGAGTTGCCGAAGTTGGTCTTGTCGGCGAAGAAGTCTTCCGGCAGGCCGATGTGCAGGGCCAGCGCCGACAGCACGCGCGAACCCAGGTTGTCCAGCGCCTGGTACAGGCCGTAGCCGCGCTCACGGAAGCCCTCGACCTCGGTCGGCCACAGGTTCGGCGCCATCACGTCGCGGTACTTGGAGTCGTCGGCGATTTCACGCCCGATGTGCCAGAACTCCTTCAGGTCGAAGTGCTTGGAGCCCTTGGCGGTTTCCACGCCGAACGGGGTGTAGCCGCGGGC
This genomic interval from Stenotrophomonas sp. 57 contains the following:
- a CDS encoding 2-oxoglutarate and iron-dependent oxygenase domain-containing protein, which translates into the protein MRWPSRPNDKPGTAVSQIPTLDITRFDSDREAFVAELGAAYRQWGFAGIRNHGIPQADIDAAYDAFKAFFALPEEVKRKYHVAGSGGARGYTPFGVETAKGSKHFDLKEFWHIGREIADDSKYRDVMAPNLWPTEVEGFRERGYGLYQALDNLGSRVLSALALHIGLPEDFFADKTNFGNSILRPIHYPPITTDDIPNVRAGAHGDINFITLLVGASAAGLEVQSHEGEWVPFTSDADTIVVNIGDMLQRLTNHVYPSTIHRVVNPPGDLARQPRYSVPFFLHPNPDFLIDVLPSCITAENPSRYPEPITAHGFLEERLREIKLK